The Panicum hallii strain FIL2 chromosome 5, PHallii_v3.1, whole genome shotgun sequence genome contains the following window.
CCCTTGAACCTCTCCTACCGGGCCACCCACCCTCAACATTAAGAATCCTACAACATTGACCGCTTCTCGGCCTCTCCTACTCTGCCCGCACCTTGTTTGAAGAAATGCCGCATAGGGTCATCCTCATCCATCTTTCTCCGGTACGCAGGTCGGCATGGTGCTGCGCAACTTTCCGCAGGCGCGGAGGCTCCTCAGGTGCGCGCCCTCCATCCCCGTCGCTGGTTCCTTGGTTTGCCTATCTGCCTTGCCTTGCTCGCGGTTTATGATTCTTTCATTCTACGCTGTATTTATTTGCATGTGGGTGGAGGCGTAGGCAGATGAGCTTCGAGAAGGAGGATGCCTACTTTCACTGGCGGACCTAGACTTTAAAAATAAAATGTACATGATCTCTAAAAGTATTATTTATACTTAACCATATTTTAAATAAAAATCATTATGCCTAGTTTGAAACATATATTATTTTACAAGATAAAAATCATTACTTAAACATACATTCCATCCTTTTTAGGTAATATCTTCTCAAGATTAAATAATAAAGATTTCGCATATCTTCTTGTGTATGGTTGTCTGGTActttatttataatttatttATAACTTATGTTAGTTGTTACATAGCTCGCACATAAAATATTTATCAATGTGATACTTTGGTCCACTATATGATTTGAAGTGTTGCAGGGTATGCTTTCTAACATTTAGGTGGAATAAGATTTTTCTTAGCTGGAACAATTTGTTATAACACTAGCAAATATGCCCGTATGCTGCTACGGATGATACTGTGAAGTATTTATTAATCTTATTGGTTTAAATATCATCACAATATAATTAAATTTACATAACAACATCTCGCTTAAAATCCTTTCAAATAAAGTTTTGATCTTAAGTACTTCTTAACACTTTCATACATGCCACCCATCTCCCTTTCTCAAAAAAATCTCCTACCATCCTTCACGATGCTGGCTATCGTGAGATTGACTTTAGCAACAACGAGGGTACCCACCATATTAGCATGCGTGCTCGTCCCGATACTATGGTCTGATGACCTGCTGATCTGCTGAGCATTCACGGTTCAACCCTATCCCTAAGTAGGGTTACCAGAAAAGTTCAAGGCTCGTGAACTATTTATATTTGACTCGCTGGAAACTCAATTCAAGCTAAGCTATATTTGGAATCAAGCTAAGCTTGGATCTAATTTGGAGCTCGCGAGCTCTAATGATCCGAGATTGAGGTATTTGATGAAGCTCGAGTATTTCAGTTTGCGTGGCATGTGCACGCACCCTGCTACCTCTATTAATTAAATTTTCCAACCATTGAAAGTTAAAATAATATAACTGGAGGTCAGAGCCTTGCATTAGCTAGCGAGCTACTATACGACACAAGCTAAAACAGGTACAAAATAATACTCTCTCTATTCTCTTTCGGTAGGTCTATTTTATCTGGTACAAGAAGAACCTTACTCTATTTTATCTTGGTACGATAATCAAGCAGAAGAACTTTACATATCATCTCATTAACCACAGCTCCTCATTTTCGATGTTATCGTATAAGTACACtaatcttttttaaaaaaaattactcTGCACGGAAATCGAACACTCATCCATATTATTTCTAAGATGTCAACTCAATGAGAATATCAAAAGAGAATAATTCAATTTTGGAAATTAAACTATTAGAGGGAATAAAGCTAAATGTACTGATATGCTTCTCtttctatttatttatttaattAAATGCATCTTTTAGGCCAATCTTAATGTATAGTTTATTGCACTATTACGAAGACTGTGAATTTGGTAAACAAACCGGATGAATATTATAGGGATGAAACTCCTCTCGCATCCCATGAAACTTTCATTTCTCTCTCCTTGTAATGACCCTACCATATCAACAAATTTGCTCATGTAGTATAATATTTAATGCAATAAAATTTCTGTTGAGACTAGTCTTATATGTGCATCTTCTTATCCATTATCAATACTATTGCCGTGAAATCGCTACATCATGGTCTCCAATAATAAAAATTAAGAACATCTCGGGCTAAGATCGACCTCGGTTTCAGATCCTCCAGCTTTACAGGCTGTTTGGATTCggtgactaaactttagtcctgtTATATCGGATGTTTAGATACCAATGAGAAAAttttaaatataaactaattataaaactaattgcataaacgAAGACTAATTCActagatgaatctattaagcctaattaatccatcattaacaTATATTTTCTATAGCATAATATTAtcaaattatgaactaattaggcATAATAAATTTGTCTCACGAATTAATCTTCatttatataattaattttatagtTAATCTAATATTTAATAATTATTGTTAAATATCTCATACGACGGACACTAACCGGGTATCCAAACACTACCCTTACGTGGCTCGCTCGAGCTCGGCTCATTGACAGCCCTCCCGCTCAGGGCCACAGGTTCATCTCCTCCCTCTTTCTTAAACCTTTCCCTTCTCTCGGGCTCTCTCCTCCCTTGCTCTTCCTTCCCTGGCGGCGAcgactgggcgagcggcggcgccattTGTCCTGTCTTCGCCCAGCCCTTTGCCGGCGACGAGCGCATCCTGCAGGTATGCCCGCCCCATCTCTTTCCTTCTGCTGTGCGAGACGGAAcaccccaaaccctaacaaaactatttgtattcggatctgaaTCCAGTTATAATATATTATCTACTAACTTCGATTTCGTTTGCAAGAATTATCGGGTGTACATGTGTAGACCCATGTCCTATGCTGGGTCCTCCCCTGCCTACTTCTGGAAGCAGATGGGCAAGGCCATGCTCTGCACTTACACTCTCTTTGGCGTCGCCTGGCTCTGGAACGAGACGTCGCCGCTCGGCTGGTGGACGCTCAAGCCACGCCCCAAGGTACAGCTGCTTCACTGCCCCTGACGTGTTCTTGTTCATTGGTATGTATTGCAAGAACGCAGAATGCCCTATTTGGCTGGAAGCAGGGACGGAGCCAGAAACTTAACATAATTGGGGCCAATGGGACCAAATAAATCATCGTTCACATTGTGTTGTAAGTAGCCCCAAACCATCGTTCATCTTGTTATTGTAAGGTCAAGGTCATTTTGTTGCATGGCAGAGGCGCGCCCAGGATTGGAAGAGTGGTTATTCAAAAGCTACAGGAACAATTAACTGTTTCAACCCTATTTTTTATCATGTATATTTTTTAATACCATTGATTAGTAAAAATATGGTATTCAAGGAATACCCTTGAATTCCCCCTAGGCCCGCCCCGCCCCTGTTGCACAGAATCCAAAATAAGTTGAAACATGACCGCTATATTTGGTGTCTAAGGTGTACTAGACGAGACGGTGTTTCTCCAGACTGAAAtcatcttttttatttttatagaCTGAAATCATACAAAATAAAATTGAAAAATTACTGCTATGTTTGGTGTTTACTTAAGACATACTAGATGATGTTTCTCCAGACTGAAATCATCATTTTTTTAGTAGACTGAAATCATCTTTTTTTTTAGTAGAGACTGAAATCATCTTTGATTGCATCAATTGTAAAGTCTATAGTTGTCTGCGAACGACCCTCTAGCTGACTTGGTTAGATGGGCTCAAGTAGCACCTCCCCAGGTCCTGGGTTCGACTCCCCGTGGGAGCGAATTTCAGGCTGGGGTTAAAAAAATCCCCTCACCTGCCTCCACGCCAAAGCACATGGAAGGTTCAGCCCGCTCTCGACCCGCTCTCACATGGGGAAATGGTACGGGCAATGGTACCCCTGTGTAAGGGTGGGGCAGGGGGTCGGGGATTTTCTCGGTCTACGTGAGAAGACCTTCTTATTCTAACGCTCAGGGGGCGGCTTGCCCCTCGCAGactgagttttttttttaagtCTATAGTTGTCTCCTTAATGCAGACAGAGATGAGTGAAATCAAAACGTGATCTACTAGGGAGTTGGGAATATACGGAGTACATATGTATGCACAAATCCATATATCCTGTCTATCCTGTTGAAATTAGAGACTTAGAATTGGGGTTTCACATATCTACTCACATGAGAAAAAGAATATAACACTGATGCCTAGCCCCCAGCAGGCTCCATCACTGGCTAGAAGTGGACCAGGTATTAGTGCAGTTATGTCCTGCATCATTGCAATAATCTTTGTTGGTTTAAGTTAATCTCCTCACCCTGAAATTGTAATACTTCAGGGCTAGGCTGTGTTTGAAAATTTATCCCGACATTAGCTTATACCCTGAATTTTAAAAGATAGGACAATAATCATAAAGATGCTTAAGAAGAAGTAATGACATTGTTAGAAATCAGAACTCATTGCCTTGCATATTGATCCTGATaggttttttttttattttttgtgtAGTTGTTTCATTGTTTGTGTCATGAAACTTCGTTGTCTTATGGCCCATCAGTTGTTCTGCAGTGTGCAACTATGCTCTCTTCCCTAATGCACGTGCCAAATTGTTTACTGAGATTTAGAGAACTTATTGGCACCTAATTGTAACACTTTTATGGTGAAATCAGTTGTGACAGATTCTTATTACaccataaaatgtgaaattttgtGCAGCAAGATCAGGCTGTGTTATCTCAAAGCATTGGACATGACATATATATGAACAATTCTAAAAAGATAAACCTGCGTTATGATATAAAATGGCTATATGCTGGATCAGTTAATTGTGTCGGAATAATTGGAACACTTCCAGCCTTTTCATATTACTTTGACTTTAGGTTTTCCTTGGATTCCTGTGCCACCTCAAATGGGGAGCCGCACTCAAATGAACCTAAGGAGCTTTGAAGCAACAGTACTGATTTTGGCAAAGTTATTCATGTGAAGCCTGCACATATACAATTTAAGCCAGATTTGGTTCTTGCGCAGTTGATATAGATTCTATATTGGATATGCCCCCAAGACAGTTATCTTTTTCTGAAGTATGAAACGTATAATTTTGCTCTTATTTGTTGATAACTACTTCCCATTATGCTGACAAAGATACATCTCGACCATGAACAAGAATAAATTTTGGATATACATTATGCTTGAAAAGCTGTTGTAATTATACAGCGCCAACGATGACTTTGCTGATAAGTTTTTTGGTTTTCAGGAAACACATATAAAGTATAGGATAAATCTCGCCTTTGCTGCATTACATCATCTTGTTGGCCATAAAGTGTGAATGATTGTCCTTTtcaggaagaaaaagaaatggcACACCTTTATGAGCGCAGGAAGTTCCCGTACCCTGGTGATGAAGAGGCAGTTGAGGAGTTTATAAAAAGCGGAGGTGCTCTTGGAACCACAATTGGACCCAAGGGTTTTGCTGATGCCAATATGGATTCTGAAAACATGCAGAAGCAGTTGCAGTCTAAAAAATTTGAGCAGGAAGCGCAGAAGCTATGGCTTCGTATGAGGAATGAGGTTATACAGGAGCTCCAAGAGAAGGGATTTGATATCGAATGAATTTTAGATCTGCAGTATGGTCATCACCGATAACTTTAAAGTTAAAACCATGCTGTTGAAATTGGAGAACTATTTCTTGGGAACATAAAAGTTTGTAGGATCTGTCTTTTTCACTGTCTGGCACGTGTCAAGTGCTGCTTGATTGTATTGTAAATACCCTGTTTTGTGAAGAACTTAAGATCTCATTCGGACCTCCTTAACATTATATTGCCTGACTACCAGGAAGTCGCTCTTCTGAAAATTACTCAGATTCTGATGTTGGTACATGCACCCTATGTCTACATCATTGACATTGAGGAAGAGTTGGGACTTGGGATACATGTTAGTCCATGTTtagttcaaatttaaattccagGTGGTACCTTACCCATGCAATTTCTTGGCCATGGGGTGGATATAGGATATGTGCTTGTAGGGtcaccttttctttttctaaacTGTATATTCATTATAAAATTTCTGTAGGGCATAGTTGAAGATGTTTCCAGTAGGGTCTTGTGAAAAAATAAATCTTCTCCACTTGCTGTGGCTTGTGGGCTTATTAATAGACAAATTCACTGAAatttgtgtgtttgtgttttTTCTCCTGGTGATATTGCGTTTGAAGTTAGAAATTTTACATGCTGCTTCATCACCTCCGCAAACTCATGTCAAGTTTctttttgtattttttttgGGTCCATTTGAACGTTTTGTATGAACTTGTGTAAGTTTTTGTATGTGGTAGAGCCGTACAAATAATAtcctattttgaaattgagcACATGTCTCAAAGCCAAAGttttttttaatataaatattagcCTTTGAGAAAAGAACTTAGCAAGGACAGGGAGTCCACCAACAAAAGTAGTTATTGTTGTCCGGTCAAACAGCTATCAGAGAGATAATCAACTCTTATTGCCATAAAGGGAAAATAACCACGAGATCTGGAGCAGGTGTCTTACTGACACAGATCTGGAGCGCACCGGGGCCAACCAATGGCGCTACATGTGCAGCGACGCCGCGCCACTTTCCCGGTTATTCGCACGCCTGTCGCGCGTGGCGGGGCGAGGAGTGACTGTTACGTCTGTTTGCTTCTTTTGCTCCTGGATCTGAAGTTTGCTCCTGCATTCGAAAGAAATTCTATAAAAATACAATTATAGAAATTGAATCTCAACTACCTCCCTAACTAAGTAGTTAAATTTAATTTGCATATCAAAACTAACTGCATATAGTCAACAAATAAGGGTACGAGAATCTTTTCGCGAAACCACTAATTTGCTTAAAAAAACTAGAATTGCACCCGGAGTATGTCATTTCTTCCTTTGCAACTGAATCCAACTCCTGTAATGCTGCTGGCTGTCGGCGTTTCTCATCTTGTTTTAAGCTTAGAAACCGTGCGGCTTTCATCGCACTGGAGCGCATGATGCGCAGCACCGAGTGCGTAAGGAGATGTAGAGCATCTCATGAGTTCCGGCAGCTCGGCAAGTTTATGATGAGACGCAGCTCATCTGCTTGTCATGATTCGGGTACACTAGGGAAGCCGTGGACACGAGAATAAAGCGATACCCCTCTTTTTCTTCAgcttttccttcttttcttttttaagCAAATGATGAACAAAGCATTGTGTCATCCACAACAAGGAGACAGTCTCATCTGGACCATTTTCGAACAGCTTTTCATATATGGTGTCAAAGTAAATGATACAGAAAAGATTTGGTATCCTCGTTTTTCTCTATCCAGGGGCAACTACATACAGCAGAGAGCAAAAGTGTGTATGCAACAtccggaaagaaaagaaaacaaaagcCAGGCTCAGCTTTCAGAAGAATCGAATGATTTTGCCATCCTACTTTTGTTTTGCCGCTCTTAACATCCAGTATGTAAGGATCCCATGGATTGCTTCTGCAGAAGATATTTGGCTAAGATGAGGAAGACACAGTTTTGCTATTTCTGACCAAATTTTGGACAAAGAGCTCTCCTGCACGGTATGAAGACCGAACCTGATAAATGTCACACGACATATAGTGAGTTATTGCAAGTTGCTGGTATTAGCAGTAACAAACAACAGCGTGGCAAATGTTCCACACAAATTAATAATCTGAAAACTTAGCCGCAAACTATATTCTTGATTGATTTTTATGATTGGGAAATCAAACATATATTGTTCTGCAGAACTTCAGATATGCATTGTAGTACCATTTGGTTCAGAGTAGTGGCATATACAGTCTCTTATTTGTAGCTATTTATTTGCAATACGCAGGGAACAACTGAAGAGAGTAACCAGAACATATGCATCACTTACCAAGGGTCCGCTGGCAACATAACGGAAACCCACCGATTCTCCATACTCCTTCCAAAACTGGAACTTCTCAGGAGTCACATACTCTCTTACTGTTAAATGCCTTTCTGTTGGCTGTGACATCAAGTCTTGTCAGCATTAATCACAGGAAGAAGGGATAACTGGACTCGATGGGAATGTGCTGTGGGAATTGGGCTAACCTGTAAATACTGGCCCAAAGTAAGAATATCAACACCAATGGCCCGTAAGTCCATCATGGTTTGTCTAACCTCCTCATCAGTCTCTCCAAGACCAAGCATGATTGAAGACTTTGTAATCATGCCCTCCCTGCAACTTTTTGCATGCTTGAGAACTGCCATGCTCTGTTCATATCTGCAAAAATGAGACAGCAAAAGAAATGCTAACAATCTTAGAGAGCATGGTACATCATATAGCACAGGCAGAAGATACTAATTTCCACTACTTCTGTGAATAATGCCATCAACATTATCGTTGAGATCTTCAATAGATTCTATGACTCAAATGAGACACATCAGGTAAGAAAAACACAATGATAATCAGGCCCTTAGAGCATTGCAGTTAAATAAAGGAAATTAAGTTCAAAGATAAAAACCTGACCAAGATTAGAAACTAACAACTTGAAAACTCACCAAAATAGTCATTTAAAACTCTGCTCCTAATTTAAGCTTGCAAGGAGATTTTAGAGAAAAATATATCTACATATTTCTTTTTGTATATTGTGCAACACACCACCTTCACACAACACCACATTTATGGCTTTAATAGCAGCAGTTGCGACCTAATAATTCCAGAATTACTAAGGTTGGTAGAGCTGGGAAGAGTTAGATCCATGGTTGCTCAGAGAACAATTTTAACAATTTTCAACCTGGTCACATTGCAAATGTACAGTCATGTTATCAATTGATGGAAGTGCTAGAATCCTGCAACAAAAAGGCAAACGCCAGTTTGTCTTTGTTAGGCCAGTTTCAGCCAGGACTCCACAGACTATTCTCGTAAGAAACATCAGATGTTGAAATTACTATGCCATTCCGCTGAATTAAGTAAAACAATTTATCACAAGATCACTTGTACATGTAGGTCCACAGGTATTCAGAGAACCTCAAGGTTCGTGAATAGAAATTGCAATGATTAGAAGATTGGTTGGTCATTGAGTTCTCAAAGTTTGCATCACTCAAGGCACATTGATGGTGGTCATAGTACATGCACCCATATGTACAagtagaaaaaaaaaacatattGAGTTGCTTTTTTTTGGGATGGAATACTCAACCGAGCACATATATGTACAAAATTACCAAGAGTATGGAACTAGTTTGAAATATAGATGTGCCTTCTAGTCAAGAATAGCACAACCTTAATGGTTAACGCCTAGAGGTCTAGAACTAGTGACTGTTTGAACTTTAGATGTTTCAGAATATTCAATGGAGAGTAATCTGATAATCTTAAAAGTGATATGTGGAAATTGATGAGTCACTGGTGCTTCAAGTTTCTATGAAACGGCATTCTAACTAGTATGCATTATGCCACTAAAGTCAGTCTAAGTACATTACCCTGCTCGAGGATCCCTCACAATTCGCTGTAGACTCCGCACTGTTTCAATGTTGTGCGCATAGACATCTAGACCGGAGTTTGCTAAAGATGAGACAGCCTCCAGGTCACCTCGGAAGTCTGAGGTTAAGCACTCCACCAGTATCCCAGGTTTGAGCTCCTGAAGCGAAGATTCAGAAAACATCAGCACATTACTTTTATCCAAGTTCATCATCTAACAGATTAATTTGCACCAAAATATATGGGATAAGGCAAACCTTTAAAGCTTTCACTGTCTGAGCAAAATGGCTACTTCCACCATCAGGCAAGTCATCTCTATCAACACTGGTCAGCACAACATAATCTACTCTGGAAAGAACAGCATTCCTCAGATCAATCATGTAATCACAGCACATAAGCAGCATATGAACCGTGTTTAATATCTAACTGTAATAAAAATGCACTGTTAATTCTCCTTTGACGCTACCAGTTACAATTGCATCAATCAGCAGCTCAAAATCATGAGAAGCCAACGGTTCTAGTCTACTGATAATCAACCAGACAGGGTTACTAGAGATCATACCCCCAGCTTGCAACAGCCAAAGCCGTGTTCAGAGGCTCCAGGGGATCAGGGGGCGGCGGCTTGTTGCTGGTCTTCACAGCACAGAACCGGCAGCCGCGCGTGCAAGTGTCGCCGAGCACCATGATCGTAGCCGTCGCAATGCCGTCCCCTTCCCCGCCGGCTCCTCCGCCTCCGTTCCAACACTGCGCCCCAAACGCAAACCGGTTCCGTCAAGCCCAACACCAAAACCAAAGCACTCCTCTCGCAGAAATTGCCGGCGCGGATCAGCTGAAACTAGGCTCGCTAATACGACCGCATGACGCAAAAGGGAAGCATCGGTGCGCGTTCGTACCTCGCCGATGTTGGGGCACTGCGCCTCGACACAGACGGTGTTGAGCTTGAGCTCGCCGATGGACTCCCGCAGGCGCGCGTACTTCTCCCCCTGCGCGGCCCGCTGCCGCAGCCACGCGGGCTTCTTCACCTCGGGGTCCCTCCCGGTGTACGGCCCCACCGGCGCCCTAGCCGCCGTGCCCACCGGCGGCGCCGCCTCGGCGCGGCACCGCACCACGGAGGCCGAGACGCGCGGGTCGCCGCTCCCACCGCGACCAGCCCATACCGGGGGACGCAGCGGCCGCGCGAGCGAGCTCTGCATCGCGGCCGGCGGAATCGGGGGCGCCGGATTTCGCGGCCTCGTGGTGGTGTGGGGCGTAGCGGCCGCGGTGGCGATGGGTTCGAAGCGAGCGATGCGAGAGGTTTTAGTGTCGCCGTTTTACCCCTGGTTCGGGGGCGAACCAACTGGATGGTTTCGGAAGGCAGGGGTAAAATGGGAACCAAATATTGGGGAGGCGATGATACCAAGGATGGTTTTGGTCGGTTTTCTCAGCTCGCCAGCCTGCCAGCTGCTCGTTCCGAGCCTCCCTTAGATATACAAGGAATTCGACCAAAAATCTACATTGCCTTGGTCAGAAACTGGAAGAAACGGGTTGTGGTTGTTGAACAAAGTTAGTCGAAATGCATCGTTCTTGGCTGAATTTCCATCTGATCGAGCTTTGGCGCCGTCTGGAACGCAAGGTTTCGCCCCGACTTTGTCAGAGATGCAGGAGTTGACCACTGAATCACTGATTTCTGAAGGGATCATACGCTTCTTCTGGAATTCCAGACAGCTTCACGACGGATGGTCAGATGGCTGATCACATGTGAAACAAGCTCAAGCAAGAGCCTAAGATCACTTTCGGCATGAGCATACTATCGATCTTCTGCAGGAGGCAATTCCCTTGTCCTCttcagaaaaatatctaaaCGCAACAACATTATGCTATACGCCAGGAGACGAGAGTCAGATAGCTATGCAGAATCCCACAATAATAGTTCGAACAATAGCACGAGAGCAACTGTAACTCACTGGCTCATTCCAACAAAGAAGTCAATGAGACATCAACATTTTTCACATCACGCTGTTACATGGAGCTAACAAATAACCTTCTGAAAACCACACAACTTACACAAGGCAGACAGCTCCAGATTCCACTAGGAAGATAGCGGGACACAATGAAAGCATAATCAACAAAGAAAACCCAAAACTATGCATTTGCATCCAGACTAGCGGCAAAATACTCCCTTGCCGACTCCCTTACGTCAGAAGAAAAACTGGGGTAGCTTAATAGTAGAATCAATACAAAGCAAATGAGCAAACGAGTTCAATGACCTATGAAGAACATCAACTGTAGAAATGTTGTAAGGGTACACTTGGTTCCAGAGTTCCACTACAACAATATCAGTGGGTATCTGGATCATACACTATCCTGAAACCTTAGAAGTAAGGATGAAGGGCAGCTAGAAGAGAGTAAATTTTCAGAAGCCTAACAAGAGTACTCCATTATTCGAACACATTTTGCCCTAACTGAAGTAAATAAGACACCAGACCACAATGACACCTGATACTGGGCACCTTCCACTCGTAAAAAAGAACAGGCAGAAAGCCCCTGACAACCCAACCTGTACAACCACTGCTAGACAGAAGGATGCAAATGCGCCTGCCAGCCGGATGTCTTCTTCGCAGGCTAAAAACTACGCCCACTACTGGTCTTCTTCGCTGGAGCAGATAAATGTTAAAAACTAAATTGCCCCATATGACCACCAGTTTCAACACTGCACAGAGTTACAACAGTATAGGTACGTACATGCATAGTTATAACCATCAGGTGGGTGCTATATTAGATGACCCACAGAAGGGAGATTATCGGTCTATTGGATTACTCTGAAACCTAAATTTACGTCACAACCTGAAGTGAAGGCTAATTTCCTGAGCCAATGAAACTTCTTCAAGCTTGCTCACAACTTATGATGGGGCATCCATGTCTTCAGATACAAGAATTACCATCTGAAGAGCATTGCATCAATGTTTTACAGCATTGA
Protein-coding sequences here:
- the LOC112894453 gene encoding uncharacterized protein LOC112894453, producing the protein MCRPMSYAGSSPAYFWKQMGKAMLCTYTLFGVAWLWNETSPLGWWTLKPRPKEEKEMAHLYERRKFPYPGDEEAVEEFIKSGGALGTTIGPKGFADANMDSENMQKQLQSKKFEQEAQKLWLRMRNEVIQELQEKGFDIE
- the LOC112895321 gene encoding lipoyl synthase 1, chloroplastic: MQSSLARPLRPPVWAGRGGSGDPRVSASVVRCRAEAAPPVGTAARAPVGPYTGRDPEVKKPAWLRQRAAQGEKYARLRESIGELKLNTVCVEAQCPNIGECWNGGGGAGGEGDGIATATIMVLGDTCTRGCRFCAVKTSNKPPPPDPLEPLNTALAVASWGVDYVVLTSVDRDDLPDGGSSHFAQTVKALKELKPGILVECLTSDFRGDLEAVSSLANSGLDVYAHNIETVRSLQRIVRDPRAGYEQSMAVLKHAKSCREGMITKSSIMLGLGETDEEVRQTMMDLRAIGVDILTLGQYLQPTERHLTVREYVTPEKFQFWKEYGESVGFRYVASGPLVRSSYRAGELFVQNLVRNSKTVSSSS